From a region of the Panicum virgatum strain AP13 chromosome 2K, P.virgatum_v5, whole genome shotgun sequence genome:
- the LOC120685959 gene encoding auxin-responsive protein SAUR36-like, which translates to MAKKWQRMAALARKRLTLTPMKEAEGSCGTSSSMASKGHCVVYLADGRRFQVPLAYLGTAVFGELLMMSQEEFGFSSDEGRITLPCDAAVMEYVLCLLRRNASEEVVRAFLSSMVRPCHNVSGVVPCNQPLAVCV; encoded by the coding sequence ATGGCGAAGAAGTGGCAGAGAATGGCCGCTCTGGCGAGGAAGCGGCTCACGTTGACACCAATGAAAGAAGCTGAAGGATCATGCGGTACCTCATCGTCCATGGCCAGCAAGGGCCACTGCGTCGTGTACTTGGCCGATGGCCGGCGATTCCAGGTCCCACTGGCGTACCTTGGTACGGCGGTCTTCGGCGAGCTCCTAATGATGTCACAGGAAGAGTTTGGGTTCTCCAGCGACGAAGGCAGGATCACGCTGCCCTGCGACGCTGCGGTCATGGAGTACGTGCTGTGTTTGCTTAGAAGAAACGCCTCTGAAGAGGTTGTGAGGGCGTTCTTGAGCTCCATGGTCAGGCCGTGCCACAATGTCAGCGGCGTGGTGCCATGCAACCAGCCGTTAGCTGTTTGTGTATAG
- the LOC120685950 gene encoding auxin-responsive protein SAUR36-like, whose amino-acid sequence MISTKRIPQLAKKWQRMAALGRKRLTWQKESDECCTSVASKGHCAVYTADGARFEVPLACLGTAVFTELLQMSREEFGFGGDDGRITLPCDAAVMEYAICLLRRGVSAEVEKAFLNTMVMPCHYKNSVAPYVAACC is encoded by the coding sequence ATGATCAGCACCAAGAGGATTCCTCAGCTCGCCAAGAAGTGGCAGAGGATGGCAGCGCTTGGGAGGAAGCGCCTCACCTGGCAAAAGGAATCCGACGAGTGCTGCACCTCTGTGGCGAGCAAGGGCCACTGCGCGGTGTACACCGCCGACGGGGCGCGGTTCGAGGTGCCATTGGCATGCCTTGGGACAGCAGTCTTCACGGAGCTCCTGCAGATGTCGCGGGAGGAGTTCGGCTTTGGGGGTGATGATGGCAGGATCACACTACCCTGCGACGCTGCGGTCATGGAATACGCCATCTGTTTGCTCAGGAGGGGCGTCTCTGCGGAGGTGGAGAAGGCATTCCTGAACACCATGGTCATGCCGTGCCACTACAAAAACAGTGTGGCACCGTATGTGGCAGCTTGCTGTTAG
- the LOC120685985 gene encoding auxin-responsive protein SAUR36-like, which produces MISAKRIPQLAKKWQRMAALGRKRLTWPKEADEQCCTSVASRGHCAVYTADGARFEVPLAFLGTAVFAELLRMSREEFGFAGGDDGRITLPCDAAVMEYAMCLLGRGASAELEQAFLSTMAMPCHYASRASPCVAACC; this is translated from the coding sequence ATGATCAGCGCCAAGAGGATCCCTCAGCTGGCCAAGAAGTGGCAGAGGATGGCAGCGCTCGGGAGGAAGCGACTCACCTGGCCAAAGGAAGCCGACGAGCAGTGCTGCACCTCTGTGGCGAGCAGGGGCCACTGCGCGGTGTACACGGCCGACGGGGCGCGGTTCGAGGTGCCGCTCGCCTTCCTCGGCACCGCCGTCTTCGCGGAGCTCCTGCGGATGTCGCGGGAGGAGTTCGGCTTcgcgggcggcgacgacggcaggATCACGCTGCCGTGCGACGCCGCGGTCATGGAGTACGCCATGTGCTTGCTCGGGAGAGGCGCCTCTGCCGAGCTAGAGCAGGCGTTCCTGAGCACCATGGCGATGCCGTGCCACTACGCAAGCCGTGCGTCGCCGTGTGTGGCAGCTTGCTGTTAG